From the Euphorbia lathyris chromosome 6, ddEupLath1.1, whole genome shotgun sequence genome, one window contains:
- the LOC136232059 gene encoding serine/threonine-protein phosphatase PP1 isozyme 2, protein MAQQGQASMEPAVLDDIITRLLDFRQTRAAKQQQVQLTENEIRQLCTVSREIFLQQPNLLELEAPIKICGDIHGQYTDLLRLFEYGGFPPSANYLFLGDYVDRGKQSLETICLLLAYKIKYPENFFLLRGNHESASINRIYGFYDECKRRFNVKVWRIFTDCFNCLPVAAVIDDKILCMHGGLSPELTSLDQIRNLSRPADVPDSGLLCDLLWSDPSREVKGWGMNDRGVSFTFGPDKVSEFLTNNDMDLVCRAHQVVEDGYEFFAERQLVTIFSAPNYCGEFDNSGAMMSVDETLMCSFQILKPAEKKSKFM, encoded by the exons ATGGCTCAACAAGGGCAGGCTTCAATGGAACCTGCCgttttagatgatataattACTCGCTTGTTAGATTTTAGGCAAACAAGGGCTGCCAAACAACAGCAGGTTCAGCTAACTGAGAACGAGATCCGACAACTATGTACTGTTTCTAGAGAAATCTTTCTTCAACAGCCTAATCTTCTTGAACTTGAGGCCCCCATCAAGATCTGCG GTGACATTCATGGACAATATACTGATCTTTTGAGGCTTTTTGAATATGGGGGATTTCCTCCTAGTGCTAATTATTTATTCCTCGGTGATTATGTGGACCGTGGCAAGCAGAGTTTGGAAACAATATGCCTTTTGCTTGCCTACAAGATTAAGTATCCTGAGAACTTCTTTCTTTTAAGAGGAAACCATGAATCTGCATCTATTAATCGCATTTATGGATTTTATGATGAATGCAAACGGCGGTTTAATGTGAAGGTTTGGAGAATTTTTACTGATTGTTTTAATTGTCTTCCTGTTGCTGCTGTTATAGACGATAAAATATTGTGCATGCATGGGGGGCTTTCCCCTGAATTAACAAGTTTGGATCAAATAAGGAACTTATCCCGTCCAGCTGATGTTCCAGATTCTGGTTTGCTTTGTGATTTACTTTGGTCTGACCCTAGTAGGGAGGTGAAGGGATGGGGAATGAATGATCGAGGGGTCTCATTCACTTTTGGGCCAGATAAAGTGTCGGAATTCTTAACAAATAATGATATGGACCTTGTTTGCCGTGCCCATCAG GTTGTTGAGGATGGGTATGAATTCTTTGCAGAGAGGCAGCTTGTAACAATATTCTCAGCTCCCAACTATTGTGGTGAATTTGATAATTCTGGTGCAATGATGAGTGTTGACGAAACCTTAATGTGCTCTTTCCAAATACTTAAGCCCGCAGAAAAGAAGTCCAAATTCATGTGA